From Streptomyces sp. SAI-135:
CCCTGCCGTGCAGGTCCGTGAGTCCGCCGATCACCAGCTGGCCGCGCAGCTCCTCACTGAGCCGGCCGCCGGGGTCGGCGGTCGCGTCGGCCACCGTCCGCAGGCCCTGTCTGCGCAGTTCCTCGAAGGTGAACAGGTCGCTGTCGACCGGCAGTCCGGGGCCGCTGAGCCAGCGGCGGGTCGAGGCGTGCGAGATGTACGGCTGCAGTTCGTCCTCGGTCAGTGTGATCGCCGCTACGGCGGCATCGGTCGCGCTCATGGCTCCCCCGTGTGCTTCGTACGCAGTCCCCTGGCCGGGCACGGCACGGCGAACCCGTCGGGCCTGCGCGCGTCCCCCACTGCTCGAAACACTACGCGCCACCACTGACAACGCCCCCGTACCAAGGAGACGTCAGAGCACCCGCGCGCGTTCCCGCCCCGCGAGAATCGCCTCCACCGTCTGTGCGGGGGTCTGCGCGGAGGTGTCCAGCCACAGGCCGATCGGCGGGGTCGACGCCCGCAGCGCCGCGTCCAGCGCGGGAACCGTCCAGGCCGGCCCGTAGCCCGTCTTCGTCCGGGCCGCCTCCCGGGCGGCCACCGTCCCGGCGTCCGGCGCCAGGACGACGACGTACAGGGGGCGGGTGCGGACCAGTTGGACGTACGCCGTCAGGTCCGCGCCGAGAACCACGTCCTGCACGACGGCCGTGAACCCGGCCTCGGCGTACGCGTCCGCCGTCGCCGCCGACAGGCGGTACCGCAGGCGGAGTTGGGCGGTGGCCTCCGCGGAGGCCCCGGGGGTGTACTCCTCGCGCCCCGACACGATCATCCGCCGGAACACGTCGCCGCGGACGTGCGCCGCCCGCGGCAACCGCTCGGCCAGCGCCTGCGCGACCGTCGACTTCCCGGCCGCCATCACGCCGGTGACCAGCACGACCCCGCGCATCACGCGAAGTACACGCCGCCCACCACGACCACGATCGCCGCGACCACGAAGAGGAGGATCCACAACGCCAACTTGCCGAGCCCCGGAGGCGGTTCGTACTCGCGCGGTTCCTGGCCCGGCGTGCTCACCGGTCCGTCACCACCGCGGCCTGCGGGCGGATCGGCAGCCGGTTGACGGGACGGCCCGTCGCGGCCCGTACGGCGGAGGCGACGGCCGCCGGTGACGTGACCACCGGCACCGCGCTGGCCGCCTTCGCGCCGAACGGGGCGACCACGTCCCGCTCCTCGACCAGCTTGACGATCCGGATCTCGGGCGCGTCCAGGGCCGTCGGCA
This genomic window contains:
- a CDS encoding AAA family ATPase, producing MRGVVLVTGVMAAGKSTVAQALAERLPRAAHVRGDVFRRMIVSGREEYTPGASAEATAQLRLRYRLSAATADAYAEAGFTAVVQDVVLGADLTAYVQLVRTRPLYVVVLAPDAGTVAAREAARTKTGYGPAWTVPALDAALRASTPPIGLWLDTSAQTPAQTVEAILAGRERARVL